The Sulfitobacter indolifex genome contains the following window.
TTTTTGCACGGCTACGGTTGTGACAGTGGCATGTGGCGCAAGGTGGCCCCAGTTTTTGCGAAGGATTCCCGTGTCGTTACCTATGATCTCATGGGGTACGGGAAGTCTGAAACGACGCATTATGACATGGCCCGCTATGCCACATTGGATGGTCATGCGGATGACTTGATCGCGATATTGGATGAACTTCAATTGAAGGACGTCGTTGCCGTCGGCCACTCTGTAAGCGCGATGACAATCGGGCTCGCCGCCACACGTCGCCCGGATTTGATAGGGAAACTGGCTATGATTTGCCCGTCACCCAGTTATGCTAACGATAACTCCTATGTCGGCGGCTTCGAGCGGAGCGATCTTGTTGGGCTGCTGAATGTTCTCGATGTAAATTATTTGGGGTGGGCGCAAGAGATGGCGCCGCAGATTATGGGGGCAGCAGACCGTCCAGAACTCGGCCATGAATTGACAGATAGCTTTTGCCAAACGGATCCGGATATCGCGAAACATTTTGCAAGGGTTACGTTTCTCAGCGACCATCGTAACGACGTGAGGGCGATTGCACAGCCTACCTTGGTATTGCAATGCAAAGACGATATTCTGGTGCCACCCTCTGTCTGGACTTGGTTGACAGAAAATATGCAGGATGTGGAGTTGACGGTGCTGGACGCAACGGGTCACTGCCCACACATGAGCTATCCAGAAGAGACAATAAAGGTGCTTGCTGACTTTGTGCGGCCGCGCATCAATATATGAGCGATAGTTCCGAATGTCTGACGGATTTTGACCAATGGCCTTGCGGTCTTGCGGTCATGGACGCGTCGGGTCAACTTGAAAAAACGAATGCTTTCCTTCGGCAGTGGCTGGGTATGGATGCTGCTGAGCAGGGCAGTGGCGTTCGCTTCGTGGATATTTTGTCGCGGGCGGGTCGCATTTATTTCGAAACGCATCTGCGCCCACTTCTGCTCGTGAACGGTCACTTTTCTGAAGTATCTCTTGAGCTTGAACGCCCTGACGGCACGCGCGTGGCTGTTTTCATGAATGGGCGTGCGACCTTGTCAAAGGGTCGCATGGTGAGTGCCCAGTTCAGCATGTTCCGCAATGAGCAACGCCAAGCGTTTGAACATGAACTGGTGGCAAAGCGGCGCGAAAGTGAAGCGTTCAAAGTGCTCGTCGGATCGTCACCCTATGCCATCATGTCGGTGCGCATGGACGGGACCATTCGCGCATGGAATCCTGCTGCCGAGCAATTGTTCGGCTACTCCGAAGCAGAAGTCATCGGACAGAAATTTGACGAGATTTTGGTGCCGCCAGATGATCGGAAAGGTCTCGGGGACGATTTGCGGCGCATTACCTCTGGCGAGACTGTGAGAAGTGAGACGGAGAGGCTCCATAAGGATGGTCACCGGGTGCAGGTGGAACGAAGCATTGCAGCCATTCATGATGTGACCCAAGAGTATAGTGGCTTTGTCGCAACCTACAGCGACATCAGTGCACGCAAGGCATCTGAGGCTCATATTCAAACCCTATTGCAAGAAGTTAATCACCGATCCAAAAACCTGATTGCGGTCGTACAAGTTATCGCCCGGCAGACAGCGCGCATGTACGAAGGATCAGAGTTTTTTTCAGCGTTTAGCAAGCGTTTGGCCAGTTTGACGTCAAATCAAGATACCCTGCTTAATAGTCGGGGAAACCATGCTGATTTAGAAACGCTGGCCCGATCCCAATTCGCACATCTAGTTACCCCCGAAGACCCTCGTATAACGGTAAGTGGTCCGACTGTTCAGATGAACGAGGCTACATCCCAAGCTATAGGTATGGCACTTTTTGAGTTGGCAACAAACGCTGCCAAATATGGCGGGTTATCCAAGGATACTGGCTCGGTCACTCTGTCTTGGGTGGTTGCGCAAGGACCGGACCCGAAACTCGAAATTTCTTGGGTTGAATCAGGTGGACCGCCGGTTTCTGCACCGGAAAGAATGGGCTTTGGTTCTCAAGTGACCGGCCCTATTCTCCAAGGAATTACGTCAGGAGAAACACAGCGTGAATTCCACCCAGACGGATTTCGCTGGTTTTTCAGCGCACCTCTCGTAAAGATGACAGAGTAGAAGTTACTGAGTAAGTTTTTAAACTTCTGCATGATAGTCCTTCTCGGCTCCAAGCTCCGCCCAGCGGGGCTTTGTCGTTTTGAACCATCCCAATTCGCGCGCCTTGGCGTAATTGGCGCAGTCGGGTGGGCAGAGAAGTCGTCAAGCTAAGCCGAAATTGGGCATTATCATCGGTATCTGCCCATCTGGGCGGATTGCACAATACTACATAATTTCAGGAGTATAGTGGCGGAGAGACAGGGATTCGAACCCTGGGAACCCGTGAAGGCTCAACGGTTTTCGAGACCGCCCCGTTCGACCACTCCGGCACCTCTCCGCGGGGGTCTGGGTGGCCCGTTTAGTCGCGTTTTCTGGCAGTGGCAAGAGGGGTTTTGCGCATCAAGGGAAAGTTAGGGGTTTTTCATTGCGCCGGGGCATGGAAGGCCTAAGTTCAAAGGGAGTATTCTTCGAAAGGACAGCTCATGTTCCGTCAAAATCGTTCAATCGCTGCTCCGTTGCTCATGGCATTCGTCGTGTTGGTTGCACTTGCCCTCCCGCTGCGCGCAGCAGAGCGCGGAGCGTTGGAGCGCTTTTTGGAGGTGACCGGTTTTGACGTCGCGTTGGACAGCATCCGGCTTTCTGCCGATTCTGCCCCTGAAATGCTGGGGCTGCAGACCGAGGACTTCGGTTCGGAATGGTCTCGTTTGGTGCAGGACGTGTTTGATACCGACCTGATGCACGGTATGGCCATGGATATTCTGGCCGAAACATTAAGCGACGATCAACTGGAGCACGCGGCTGATTTTTACGCCAGCGATCTTGGCAAGCGTTTGGTCGAAGTTGAGAACAAAGCGCATATGACCGAGGATGACGGATTAAAGGCTGAAAGCGGTGCCGCGATTATCGCAGGGCTCGCAGGAATCGAGTCCCCGCGGTTGGAGACTTTGCGGCGGCTCAACGTGGCGAGCGATGTCGAAGAAATCTCGGTCCGGGCCATACAGGAGGTGCAGATACGGTTCCTTCTTGCAGCTGCCGGGGCCGGGGTCATCGAGTTGCAGATGGAAGAGCCGGATCTGCGTGAGGCGATGCGCGCACAGGCAGATGAATTGGGCGCCCAAATTGCCGAAAATGCGCTGGCCAATGGCGCTTATACCTACCAATCCTTTTCGGATGATGACCTTGAAGCCTATGCCGAAGCGCTGGAGCATCCGAAAATGCAGCAGGTCTATACGCTGATGAATGCCGTTCAATATGAGATCATGGCCAATCGTTTTGAGGCTGTGGCCGCCCGTTTGGCCGCCATGCAGCCCAGTCAGGACCTTTAATGCGCGCGTGGTTCTTCGCGCCCGTTTTGTGGCTTTTGACGTTGCCCGCTTGGGCAGATGCGCGAATGACCGTGCTTGTCGATCTATTGGAGCTTCGGCAAGCGGCGGCGATTCTTAGTGACGAGGGGCGTGCCCACGCGGATGCGTTGAACCAAGACATGTTGGGCGGGCAGGGCGGTCCGGGCTGGCAGATGCAGGTCGATCGCATTCACGATGCAGACCGGATGGTCGAGATGGTCCGCCGCGCGCTCGAAGAAACGATGCAGCCCGCCGAGGTAGAAAGCGCGATCGCCTTTTACGCATCGGACTTGGGCGGTCGGATCATCGCTCTTGAGAACGCCGCCCGCGCCGCCATCTCTGAGCGTGAAGTTGAGCAGATCGCCCGGGCCAACTACGGCGTGCTGGCAGGCGATGATGATCCCCGAATTAAGCTGGTTGGCCGATTGATCGATGCAGCCGACATGGTCGACCGTAACGTAAGCACGGCCTTGAACAGCAATTTTCAGTTCCTGCGCGGAATGCGCGATGGTGGCGCTTTGGAGGACAGCGATGAAGAGCTGCTGGCCGATATTGGCGCCGATCTGGACGCGGTGACCGAAGATACCTCTGTCTGGGTGTACGCCTATATGTTGCTGGCCTATTATCCACTGGATGACGCCGAGGTTGCGCGTTATGCCACCTTTGCCGAAACAAGTGCGGGACGCGCGTTGAACCGCGCGTTGTTCGATGGTTTTGGCCGAGCATATGAGGATACTTCCTATGCCTTGGGCCGGACGGTGGCGTTAAATATGGTGGCTGAAGACCTTTGACAGTCGTCTTGCCGCTGAGCCCGAAAACCTGCTTGACTTAAGCCCCCATTCCGAAGATAAGCCCGCATCCCGGCGGGTAATCCGTCTTAGGGATTGATTTTTAATGACGCCCCATGGGCGCGCTGTTCGAGGCGGATTGGCTAGAAGGCCATTCCACAACACCCACCGGGGGCCACAGAACGCGGATGACAGAAAAGGAAGACGCATGTTTGCGGTCATCAAGACAGGCGGCAAGCAATACAAAGTACAATCCGGCGATATGCTGCGGGTTGAACGTATTGCGGCCAATGCTGGCGAAACAGTCCAGTTTAACGAAGTGCTGATGCTGGGCGGCGATAGCCCCGTGCTCGGCGCGCCTATGGTTAAAGATGCAGGCGTTCAGGCCGAAGTCGTTGACCAGATCAAAGGCGAAAAGGTTATCAACTTCGTCAAGCGTCGCCGGAAGCACTCTTCCAAGCGTACCAAAGGTCACCGTCAGAAACTGACCTTGATCAAGATCACCGACATCCTGTCCTCGGGCGCGGATAAGTCGGGCGTTGCTGCTGCCATCGGCACCGGCTCCGTAAGCGCTGCTGCTGTTGCTGCGATCACCGGCAAGTCCGATGACGCTGCAAAGCCAGCCAAGAGCAAGAAGGCTGTCGCACCTAAGGCGAAGGCCGAGAAAGCCGCGCCGAAGGCCAAGAAAGCCGACGCGGGTTCCGACGACCTGAAAGAGCTGAGCGGCGTTGGCCCGGCACTTGAGAAGAAGCTGCACGAAGCGGGTATCACCTCCTTCGCTCAGATCGCAGCATGGACCGAAGCGGATATCGCTGAAGTTGACGAGAAACTGTCTTTCAAAGGCCGTATCCAGCGTGAAGGCTGGGTCGATCAGGCCAAAGAAAAGACCAAAGGCTAAGGAGAGACCGAGATGGCACATAAAAAAGCAGGCGGTTCATCCCGTAACGGGCGCGACTCAGCTGGTCGTCGCCTTGGCGTTAAGAAATATGGCGGCGAAGCCGTTATCCCTGGCAACATAATCGTGCGTCAGCGCGGCACCAAGTTTTGGCCAGCCAACGGCGTTGGCATGGGCAAAGATCACACGATCTTTGCAACCGTCGACGGCGCTGTGACCTTCCACAAGGGTCTGAAAAACCGCACGTTTATTTCGGTTCTGCCACGCGCGGAGGCCGCTGAATAAGCCGTACCCCAAAGGGTTTGAAAAAATCAGGGATCGGCGATACCGCCGGTCCCTTTTCTTTTTACGGGAAGCTTCCCATGTTTTCATTATCAGTTAATGGGCCTTTCACGCTCGAACGCGGTAAAGCGCTCAGCGGGGCAAAAACGCGTAGATTTGGCGAAAACGTTACATTCGGTTGGGAGGAATATACCGGATTTAACTTAGACTCGGTGTTCGGGGGCTCGGCCACCCATTTAGGCCATACCCCGATATTCAGTCTGTTCGGAGGAGGAACATGACGATGCAGATGGACTCAATAGTTAACCAACCCTTGATTGAAACCGATCGATTTGACCTACGCCCGGTGCGCCGCTCGGATATGGGACTGATTGAGATGTATGCCAGCGACCCGCGCGTGGCCAAATCGACATCTTCGATCCCGCATCCGCTG
Protein-coding sequences here:
- a CDS encoding alpha/beta fold hydrolase, coding for MSTVERCAVNTTGSGDEAIVFLHGYGCDSGMWRKVAPVFAKDSRVVTYDLMGYGKSETTHYDMARYATLDGHADDLIAILDELQLKDVVAVGHSVSAMTIGLAATRRPDLIGKLAMICPSPSYANDNSYVGGFERSDLVGLLNVLDVNYLGWAQEMAPQIMGAADRPELGHELTDSFCQTDPDIAKHFARVTFLSDHRNDVRAIAQPTLVLQCKDDILVPPSVWTWLTENMQDVELTVLDATGHCPHMSYPEETIKVLADFVRPRINI
- a CDS encoding PAS domain S-box protein gives rise to the protein MSDSSECLTDFDQWPCGLAVMDASGQLEKTNAFLRQWLGMDAAEQGSGVRFVDILSRAGRIYFETHLRPLLLVNGHFSEVSLELERPDGTRVAVFMNGRATLSKGRMVSAQFSMFRNEQRQAFEHELVAKRRESEAFKVLVGSSPYAIMSVRMDGTIRAWNPAAEQLFGYSEAEVIGQKFDEILVPPDDRKGLGDDLRRITSGETVRSETERLHKDGHRVQVERSIAAIHDVTQEYSGFVATYSDISARKASEAHIQTLLQEVNHRSKNLIAVVQVIARQTARMYEGSEFFSAFSKRLASLTSNQDTLLNSRGNHADLETLARSQFAHLVTPEDPRITVSGPTVQMNEATSQAIGMALFELATNAAKYGGLSKDTGSVTLSWVVAQGPDPKLEISWVESGGPPVSAPERMGFGSQVTGPILQGITSGETQREFHPDGFRWFFSAPLVKMTE
- a CDS encoding DUF2059 domain-containing protein, which encodes MFRQNRSIAAPLLMAFVVLVALALPLRAAERGALERFLEVTGFDVALDSIRLSADSAPEMLGLQTEDFGSEWSRLVQDVFDTDLMHGMAMDILAETLSDDQLEHAADFYASDLGKRLVEVENKAHMTEDDGLKAESGAAIIAGLAGIESPRLETLRRLNVASDVEEISVRAIQEVQIRFLLAAAGAGVIELQMEEPDLREAMRAQADELGAQIAENALANGAYTYQSFSDDDLEAYAEALEHPKMQQVYTLMNAVQYEIMANRFEAVAARLAAMQPSQDL
- a CDS encoding DUF2059 domain-containing protein, translating into MRAWFFAPVLWLLTLPAWADARMTVLVDLLELRQAAAILSDEGRAHADALNQDMLGGQGGPGWQMQVDRIHDADRMVEMVRRALEETMQPAEVESAIAFYASDLGGRIIALENAARAAISEREVEQIARANYGVLAGDDDPRIKLVGRLIDAADMVDRNVSTALNSNFQFLRGMRDGGALEDSDEELLADIGADLDAVTEDTSVWVYAYMLLAYYPLDDAEVARYATFAETSAGRALNRALFDGFGRAYEDTSYALGRTVALNMVAEDL
- a CDS encoding 50S ribosomal protein L21; its protein translation is MFAVIKTGGKQYKVQSGDMLRVERIAANAGETVQFNEVLMLGGDSPVLGAPMVKDAGVQAEVVDQIKGEKVINFVKRRRKHSSKRTKGHRQKLTLIKITDILSSGADKSGVAAAIGTGSVSAAAVAAITGKSDDAAKPAKSKKAVAPKAKAEKAAPKAKKADAGSDDLKELSGVGPALEKKLHEAGITSFAQIAAWTEADIAEVDEKLSFKGRIQREGWVDQAKEKTKG
- the rpmA gene encoding 50S ribosomal protein L27 encodes the protein MAHKKAGGSSRNGRDSAGRRLGVKKYGGEAVIPGNIIVRQRGTKFWPANGVGMGKDHTIFATVDGAVTFHKGLKNRTFISVLPRAEAAE